In Chaetodon trifascialis isolate fChaTrf1 chromosome 8, fChaTrf1.hap1, whole genome shotgun sequence, the DNA window ggagacaaacatgtttacacagggttaaggttaggaagGTTAGGTTCAGGTTAAGGTGATAgtgtaagtctccaggaaattaatgtaagtcagTATAATATtctctgaaaagtgtgtgtgtgtgtgtgtgtgtgtgtgtgtgtgtgtgtgtgtgtgtgtgtgtgtgtgtgtgtgtgtgtgtgtgtgtgtgtgtgtgcgcgccagCCATACCATTCTTTACCATGTCAAAATTGAGAAGAGGTTTTTGAGTTGGTCTATTTCCAGTCAGCTCGAGTTCAACAGAACAGCCTGTCTCCATGCATCTGTTGTCTGTAAAAGATGTCAGCGTCGTGGTCTCCTTCTCCaccttcatctcttcctcttcctctgtgtccatCCCCGTGTTAGTTTGGTTATACTTAAGAGGCCCTTGGGACACTTTGTGTATCATCAAATACGGGACAAGATCTGCACACAAGGAGATGATGTGGTCAGATTGAATCTGTGCGAAAGAGAGAAATTACAGTCGCTTGaatttctgcttctgttttcctGCAGGTACAGGCTGACCCACTGTTGCTCTGAAGGAAATGGATAGCATCTTTGTAGCCGCTGTGGTAGGCTTGTTCCAGAGtctgaagagaggaagaacgACACAGAAATAGAATTGAATGTCACAACATCATCCCTTAGACAGtctttttttacagtgttattGTTGGACAAGTGTCCTTAATTCAATAATAACTGATTCATCAACAGGTGTGAAGCGAGGGGTCGGCCCATCAAGATCTTATTACTGTGTGGATCTGCAGTTTCCCTCCTTTTCCCTAATGTGTCTggtgtttcctctctccctctgtctcctgtctgaaTATACCCTTAGCACTGGATCGATGTTTTGCCTGTCTGCTCCCTGCCTTCCTGACTCTGTGCTCAGATGCCTAATCCCCACATTGGATTCGACACTCTtctggctgctcctcctcttaGAGCGTTCAGTTGCTATTATACACAAATTAGATTTCCTTCACCACATTTCTAAAAACGTTCCTTTTTAAGTAAGCTTTGTACCTATCCAGGAAGCTACCCCGATACTGTATATAACAGATTGACAACGTCTGCACATGGAGAGTTTAGCATCTAGTGAAATACAACAGGGGTCTGACCTCTAAAGCCATTGGGTAGAGAGCATTGATGAGCCTGAAACTGTTTGCCATGTTGCCCTTCAAGGTGGTTCCACTCACTACCATGTCCAATAGGGCAGGTGTGTCGGCAGGACAGATGTCTGTCTCCCCAGAGAACGGAGACACCGTTAAGATGTGACTGCAGGGTACAGGCAGTACTGGCTGCATGCTGCTGAAACCCCCATCCACATAATGCTGTGAGGTAAGATCACATACATTAACACAAAGACCAAACAATGGTGTCAAAGTGAGTTTGTGAAAAGGCCATCAAATACTCACCACTCCTTTGAGGGATGGAGGCAGTATGCCGCAGTACCCAGGCACAAAGCAGCTACACAGCAAGGTCTAAGGACACCACACAACATGGCGATAGTAAGTTGTACTAAATTATGCTTAAAAACTATTTTTAGGATGATTCAGGGGTGTATCTACAGTATCAACTCACCTGTAATACATCCTCTCTTGACTGGAAATCAGACATCATAATCTGCTTGCTGTCAACCAGGCGGGTCACAGCCACAGCAAGACGCCCACTGGCCAGTTGGTGCGCATTGGAAGGAAGGTATTTGTTTAGAATTATCTCTAACCAGTGGAAAACATTTATTGAGGGGTTTAGTGGTCCAAGCGTAAAAGCCTTCATCTGTTTGGCAAAATGTAGCATCTCATCCCGGATAGTAGCTGTAAAAGAGAGGGCTTTGAGTCAAAAACACTCATTAAATTCAACAGAAGTGGATttagaaggaaagaaaagcgaTTGTCACTCACTCAGGCTCATTTCACAAACTATGGCAGCTGCGACCAGAGAGCCAGCAGACGCACCCAGGACACAAGGCGCCGTGCGAAGTATCCAGGGTGCATAAGTTAGGAAGCACTGGGCAACCCCTAACTGGTAGGTGGCCAGGAATCCAGATCCAGAAAAGGAGATAGAAGGAGGAACTTCACGATAATGACAGCTGGAGACTCCCGGAGCCATTTTCTAAAGGCTTTGACTTTCAGTATCTTCAATCGTAGatgataaaagtgaaaaaagacaCCTTCTTTCGTTTAAAAGTAGGTCGAGTCAAAGCAGGCTGAGATGAGCTGTTGAGTGAAAAGTGGATGACTCTTTCACAATCGCTGTTTTTTAACCAGTCTCAATTAGACATAGTATGTTGGTTATGCCCATGTGATACAGCATACAGCACTCTCAGtgactttctgtttgtttttagacaTGATTTGGGTCGCTTGTCTTGGGCTGGTTTCCATGTGATGTGactaaagaaacaaaaaactccagATCTCAAGCAGTGCTGAACAAATGAATGTACAAAGTAcgaatcaacaaaaacaaatttgaaCAAGCCTCTTCAGATTACAAGAAAGGGGTTTATTGGGATTTCATAGTGAGACAAGTGAATTATCAAGTTATTAAGCGTGTCTTTAATCTTGATTTAGGAAAATCTTTGGCTGTACTTCTGATTCTTTCGAATTACGTTTCTCGTGTGACCTGTTCAAGGAAACATTAGCAACTTCATCTGATtctcatttcttgttttttccatgAAAGCAGTCACTGGTTTCATATAGTACGTATATTATTAAGGAGCTGTagttttgaaagaaaaaacaaataaatgtaaataatgttTAATAACTTTCATGGCTTTCATTTTACAATTCAAACATGCAGTGAAAGCGTCCAACTGGCTTTAGCCGGGCTGAGAAATGTTAATAATCTTAAGTAGAAAATGTAGCTTTGGGTTGTCTGTAGAAGGAGCTACCTGCTTAAAAGCCAGAGGTGAATGCTCCCCTTTCTTGACCAATCGTTCCCAGAAATATAAAGTCAATTAAATGTGCCCATTTTGGTAGTCTAGTAAACATGAGCAGGTGATGCAGTGGTGATGCCACCACAGCCCCTTCTGCAGGTAGAGATGCTccattcaaactgcagtttAGACGGAGTACTacgaatgtgtttgtgttgcctcACACGCTGCCTGTATTTTATGAGCTTGCTTTTATGAGTGTTGTGAGTACTGTAGTTCTGAGAACTCTGCGTGTGTCATTAGTAGATTATCATTATCAGTATCATCTATGATGAAATAACAATGCAGTGATACGTCTTCTAAGATGATGTTTGAGCGTTCAAATAAACAAATTCGGGACGTTcaatacaaaatatttattttacaaagcaggaaaaacatttATGATCAACATATACCAAATTTTAAACTTATATCACAAATACCTCAACTTGATGTTGATAAAGCAAACtatttgtaaaatgaaaaaaaacaaaacatgtatgACTTGTACAAACTGGCATTTAACATGCAGCATAAACCTTGTGTGACCACGAacaaccacaaaacaaacagtctcACAGTCATAACCACCACTTACCTGCGAGACCTATACAGCCCATCATTTTTGAAAATAAGTGCATTTCTTGCTTTGTAATCATGCTGAACAACACTGAGAATTTTTAGGTCTGCTGATTGTTTGGCTGTTtgaatattgatttgatttcttttacttttcCTCATCCCTTAATGTTAGTGTTTGCTCTGATCACAGTGATATAAATATCAATtcacagcaaaatgaaaagcagtctCACAGTGCAAGAATTCCAAACAATGCATACAAAACGGTGCCTTTTGTTCTGTATGTGCATGGGCAAGctcaaaaaacacaagataaatACACTACAGTCTTCTGTAtcaatttgttttgttgtattgttttaaGGGCATCTTTTTTCTTCTATGGAGGAGGCTGTGGAGAAGCACGATCAGGGGAAACCTCAAAATGGTCATCGCTGAACTCGCGTGAAGGACTGCTGTCTGGAAAGTCCCCATCCTGAGGCGGCGTGTGGTCTGGGGACTGGGCAGGGTCCACCAGCGGTTTCCTGGTGTCCTGAGGGAGTTTCAGGAACCtgaggggagacagagaaaaggcagTAACAATAAACGTGTGTGTTGCCATGGGGGAAGGACAGGAAGAGGTTGAGACCGAGACGGAGacctgaagaggagtttttgtcCTCGCTCCTTTTTGATGATGTTCAGCTTGTAGTAGTGCCGCAAAGCACGGGACATTTTCTCATAAGTCATATTGTCTCGGTTCTGTTGAAAGAGATCACACATCATCAAGGGATGGCGGTACTGTCTTTACCACTCTGTTCATTTTCAGTGTGAGATGAACCACACAGACCTGGGTGCTCACCTTGTGGTTTCCCCAGAGACGTGCCAGTCCGTTTGGGTCGACCACCCTGAACACCAGGCTCTCTTGGTCTTCCCATCGGATGTACTCTTGGTAACGgtcatcacacagcagctgatacACATAGTCCCACAGCAGTCTGCAGTCTGGCCATGATTAAAACCGGAGGAGGACACATGTTGCCAAAACTTGTGCTACTACCATCAATTAAGAGTGTTTACAGCTTTATTAAGTATAATGCAAAGGgctcatttttagcattttcaaaCGCAACTCAATCTCAAATCCTTGCTCGCGTCCAGGCATGTTTATATCTGGAACACTGTCACTAAAAGCTCCTTTAAGGTGTTTTTGGGTTTCCTCATCTGTCCTGCTCTTTgctctgcctcccagacaaaaCCAAAGCAATAGCTGAAATACAAATGTGGCTGAAAAACAACGTTTAGATCCTGAGCAGACTGCAACTACAGCAACATGGAGAGTGAATCTTACCAAAGCTTATGGATGTCTAGATATGAGGTTTTTCTACTCCCTAGTGGTCAAAATTGGTTGTTGCAGGTTTAGGTGGGTGTCCACTTGTATCTATGCACCTTCTAGAacaaaatctgtttgtttttgtatattttttacaGGTGAATACTGTAGCACAACTGTCAATTAATGAACTGAACACTACCTGGGATGCGGCCATTGGCTTTGTGCAGTGGGCTCCTTGGCTTCTCTTTGCTGGACAGGTTGAGGGGCTCCTGGGTGACGCTCTCTGTATGGGGAGGATACTGAACTTGGCTGTGGGGCAATGTGGGGACTGCCGCTGAACCATctaaaagagagaaggaaagataCAGAGAGCAACCAAGAGCTAGGGGAACAGAAAATCAGGCATCACAGTGGATAATTGGAACTGGAGGGCATTGTACTTTTAATGCTGTCGTTTGTTATACCCACTAGTATGTGTGAGTGGAGCAGGGTACGTGTAAAAGATCATGGGATGATCTTTAAGAGGTGACATCGGCTCTGGCTGGCTGGTCACAGCAGGCACAGCAGCTGCCGACACAGCTGTTTGAGAGAAATATGAGGAACTGTGAAAAAAGGCTAAACTGAAAGCAAAAGTGATTTTAAAGCAGCTTGAACATTTTAACGGCGAATGTAACATTCAACACGAAGAGGCCATTTCACTCCTTGCATACAGCATGCAGAACAAAGTCAGCGATTTGGACTTTGGAGTTGTAAGATAATTGGTTTCCAGGtaaccacagcacacctgctgGCACACATCCTACTCCCTATAATGGAAAGAACGAGGCACATTTCATGTGGATGATCAGGAAGTATTTGTTCCCACAATCTAACCAGGATAAACAAGTTTCATTTGATATGCAGCATACTCAAACAATCAACTTCGTGTGTGCACTCTATATGCACagtctgtgtgtctcagtgtgtgtgtgtgtgtgtgtgtgtgtgtgtgtgtgtgtgtgtattatgtatTGCCATGCACCCACTCCTGttcatactgtacataacaATCTGACCTTAATGTAGCTAGTTTGTTGTCCTGATCTTTTTTGTCTGTACAGTATATTGAAAGTTGATTCTGTTTGTTTAGCTGtattatttttagtattttttttttttctttgttagtTAACTGGAATCAAATTCCCTCCATTTGTCAACATAAACCTGATTTTGGCAGATTCTGCTTGTGCTCCTTGACATTACTGACCGTGTTGGTCATTCACTGTGGGAGGCTGGGTCTCTCGGACACTCGGAGGGGGCACCTGGCAGCTGACCGGGCTCTGGATGATCCCAGTTGCAAGGGAGGGAGACATATTTAGGGGGCCACAGACAACACTCCTCCTTTGCTGTTTCACACACTGTAGAATCTCGTACAGAACATCACCTGTAGAAAACGAGGGGTGCATATAATAACTCAGGTGCAAAACTAGTCAGCGTACTCTCTTTCCGCATACATACTCATTTCTACCTGAGCTCGGACAGCGGCGTCTGAAGTCTTCCTTGGTGAGCAGGCACAGGGCTCGACCGTTCATCTCAAAGCGCCCCTTTTCAGGCCGGCGGAGCGAGTACTCCTTCTGAGCCCAGTGGAGCCAGTGGGTAACATCCTCCTTATCCCACAAAGAAGGGTTTATTCCTGGAAAACAGATGcatattattaaaaaacacactgttacGTGGTGTTTGTGCTTTAGTAGATGTTGCTGTGCCTATTTTgcttatattattattttcactagTAGTATTTATGCAGTGGTATCTTTCAGGTAAATGGCATAAGTGAAGCAGAGTGACTCACGCAGACGTCCAGGTAGATGCCACAGGTCCTCCTGAGTGGGAAGACTGACTAAAGGCAGCTGGTTAGGTGGGGAGTGCTGCACGCTGACAGGTATGTTGACTTGGCTCCCATGCATCATGGATGCAggactgtttgctgtgttttcttgctgCAAAGCATCCACACCCAAGCCCATTTagtacacatgcacaccagtTAGTGACAGTACAGAAACAGCAATGCATAGAAATACATCTTATTTAAAGGCGATTTGGCCCTAGGAATGAAAGCTGTCAATGTccaaaggacaaaaaaaaatgcatttgggCTCCCTGTTTGTTATCTTAAAGACAACACATTGATCCGCGGTTTTCTCCTGAGACCTTAACTTACCTTGATCAAAGGTGACGGGGGAATGTTCTCCATGGAAGAGCCTGTTATCTATTCGACTGTACGAAAAAGCAGTCTGATTTCCTTGTAAGCAAACATACAGCTCGTCCAATAAATGAGATGAACTGCACGTCAAACCTCCCCAAACTCCATTTTAAATGAGATAAAGATAATAACTTTCGAAGACATAAAACTACACTATTTTCACATTCGATCCTTCCGGGAAATGAAAACGAAAGAAACGCTATCCTCGCTGGGGGTGTGTGCGGAATAGGCTGATTGGAGGAAGCGACCGcagaagatatttccaaaaacattTGTCTGCACAGAGCGCGACGCAGCTGCATGCTTAAAACAGCGCTGCTTAAATAATCTGTCAGcccatattcattcattatgaggaaacactgtgtgtgcaaTAGATATCACAATGCagaattatgtgtgtgtgtgtgtgtgtgtgtgtgtgtgtgtgtgtgtgtgtgtgtgtgtgtgtgtgtgtgtgtgtgtgtgtgtcccttcACTTCATGGCAAAGTGAGTGAAAgtttatattaaaaaaagtaataaaaacagTGGGAGAGCGAATAGGAGAGCGGGCCACGGGGCAGTATAGCGCGTGCGCCTTTAAAGCAAAACCAGTCGTtggagctcctcctcctcctcctcctcctcttcctcctgctctacTTTTGTCAAACACCAAACAGACCAAAGGTTTAATTTATAGCTACACATTGCTCATGGGATCACTCTGCTGACCGTCTAAAAAGGTAACGTGCTTCTCCACAGAACACTCATTCAATAGTACAGTTTATTTTAAGCCTCGTTCACGGAAATGCGACGCCCCCCCCCGACCACAGTGTATGCTGGATGCAGTCACATTGGTTGTATCTAATCAGTTTACTTTATCGTCGTCTATATGGCTTTAAATATATCACACAGTGACGACGTGATAATGAATAGCACAGCTGAAGTTCTTACATGAGCATGAGAGGCGCACTGCTTGTTGACAGAATAAACATCAGAGAGAACTTTGTTTACCCTGAAGAAGACCTCTGATTGGAGAGAGGCCTTGGCCAGGTAGGCTGCTTCATGCTGCGGATTATAATACATAGAGGTACAGTAAACCAAGTGCAGGTTATAGTGTTTAATatacatcaacaacaacaataataatgatgatgataatactGTACACGCTTCAACAGTCTAACTCTACAAATAGTCCCTCTGAAAGCCCTTTTTATATGAGTTTTTATTGGCCCTGTGGCAGAGTAAACATTAACTCACAGTGAGGAGTTGAAGTATACACCTTCCAACTCAGAATGACCCTAAAGCCACTGAAAACAGAAGTTCAACCGGCCCAGTTTTTCACCTGAACCCCTGATGTTGAATGATCTATATACCTGTCCTGTCTGCTGATTCTTTGAAAATCTTACTGAAAATCTGGAAGTTTTGACTTGATTTTGGATTGGGGAAAATAAAGGAGATTAGAAGGTCTGTATATTTCTGCAGTTCAGTTCGTATGGTTACTTTACTCTCTCTCATAGGAGAAATTTGTCTTGGATGAAAGGATTTGCTGCATCAACCAGACATTACAATACAAAAGCGTCGGTAAGAACACGTGCAAACATAAGCCTGAGATAAAACAATCAAGCAAATTAGTCACAAAATCATtcacacagttaaaaaaaattaaaaggaTTCTTCTTACAACACATCACAACATACTCATCCAtcatatttttttcagtgaTGTGGGCTGAAAAGTTGGGCAAAGAGCTTGGCTACCCAACACGATCACTGATGGGATGGCTGGTCAGTAGGTTTCTCATAGCGCACAACCGGGTCCTTGAGGAAAACGCTGTGCAGCTGAGTGGAATCCAACCTGGGGATACAGTGCTAGAGCTGGGTCATGGTCCAGGACTGggtctgcagtctgcagccaaACTGCTCACAGAGCCCACAGGCCACCTTATAGGTGTGGATTTCTCAGAGTACATGCATAAGGTGAAGTGTGAACAACTGACAGAGTGGAATTCAATATTTGAGTTTGTTCATCACATGCATGCCTTTGAAGTTTTGATACAGTGTGTCTTAAAAGGGCAAAGTTGAAGAAACcattcacagacagacaaagtgggaacctttctctttgtcttctctgaCAGATGGCAAGTGACATAATGAAGGAACTTGTGGCCAGTGGGAAAGTGACCCTCCACCACTGTGATGTGGCAGCAATGCCCCTGGCAGACAGCACTGTGGATAAAGTGTTTCATTGTAACTGCTATTATTTCTGGCCTGACCTGAGGAAGGGAGCCACAGAGATACACCGGGTAATGAAACCAGGTAGGATGCGACATTGTTATACTAAGACAGTCTTTACCTTCAAGGCACTTTTATCATCCAAAATAAACCTGTATCAGATGATCTGGTGATTTTCTACCTTACTGCTAGTTTTgactttctgcttttctgcacAAATGTCCCAGGAGGCCTGATGGTGACCACAATGAAGGTTAGCGCTGTGGCTGCTTTTGCAAAAAAACAAGTGATGCCAGGGGAGAACTGGCGGCCGGAGGCCTACATGGCAGCTCTGAGAGACTCTGGCTTCAGTGACGTCAGGATGGAAGACCGACAGCAAAAACTCCTTACTTTTCAGGCTATCTATGCCACAGcctcaaaataaaaaattgaaCTGAATGCTTAAATGTCAACCAATCAAACATGGAAATGAagcaaatacaaagaaaaacattaaatgacagTTAATTATccctttgttttttaaaaaagttgaGAAATATATTGTGCAAATACCAGTGCAATGCACTTTGGGTCACAAATTACAAGAAATTATTAAACTGTACATAAAAATACATCTGTCATACAAATACTGAAGATTGCTTGTacgtatacagtatatatggaaactgaaaaaagatgaaacaccATATGAGCTGTATGAAAGGATGATTGTAGTGGAAGTAAAATATGGGATAAAAACAATAGGATTAAGAACACTGAAATTTGTTTGAGCTATATGATAATATGTACATGATAATAATCCTTTATCAGTGTCAGCATTCTGCTCCTAACTATCCCTGTGATGATAGATAAGTAGATAGATGGATTGATAAAATCTCTTGAGATGCTTTGTTTTGACACATACAAAACTGAATTTGCCTTCATATCTCACCAGATGTAGAGAAAATATTCAAGTCTAAAAGTGTCATTAACAAAGAAGCTGAAACTCAAAGTGACTCAAAAacatgtatttcattttttccagacATCTCCAACAGGTCAGGAGATGCCGTTTCATATTGAAACTACAGTAAATAAAGACAACACTAACAGTTCAACGGTAGGTGGCGGTCGTGTTCCGATTGGTTGCAATTTGCCattaaaacagcagaagaagaaattgTCCGCGGATGTTAATGACGTAGGGAGAGGGAAATCCAAAATAGTTTACGAAGTGAAgataaaaaaagggaaagttaAGTTGCTGCTGTGAAGTAGACGACAGTTCTTAAATCCGACGAAAAGTAAGCGATTGTGTTTTAATATGAAGTAAACAACAACTTATTTTGCCATGGTGTGGTTATCggactcacaaacacaaacgtgTTTCCATAGCCACATAATTTTGCAGGCTAAAACGTTAGCTTGAAGCCTTTAACAAGAAAGCTAACGTCAAAGTTGGCAGCGTTAGGTGTTAAATTAAATTGTCACAAGCAACAACGGAGAGCTAACGTAAATAAACAGTGAGTGAATGTTTTCCGTCTGGTCAAAACGACTTCATGAGTACATATTCATTCCCCGCTCAGCAGCATGCAGAGGGCTTCCCGTTTGAAGCGTGAACTTCAGATGCTGAGCACCGAGCCACCTCCAGGGATTACATGCTGGCAGACCGAAGAGCGGATGGACGACCTCCGGGCACGTAAGGCTTCTCAGCGTCAAGGCTTTGAAACTAAAATGACCAAGTATGCATTTGTTCGCAGCAATATACCACACATATATGTCAAGCTAAGTATCTGATCATGTCTTTCCTTCCTCTGGTCCACAGAGATAGTTGGCGGATCAGAGACTCCTTATGAAGGTGGACTGTTCTCCTTAGAAATCAAGGTCCCCGAGAGGTATATTTTCTCAAAGATTTGATATTGATGGATGTGTTATCCCTTCCATTTCTATGCTACAAATCACTTGCTGTAGTCTAGTAAGACCGACCTGCAGATTTCCTCTCACAGGTATCCTTTTGAGCCTCCCAAAATCCGATTCTTGACCCCCATCTACCATCCAAACATTGACAATTCAGGACGTATCTGCCATGATGCTCTCAAACTCCCACCAAAGGTTTGAACCGATTGCAAACAAAATAtgaaagtgtttctgttttttctccatcgtctgtttttgtttgtctgttgcaTAAATAAGTCGATATTCAAGCTagttattttctgctgttttgtccattttattCAGGGTGCCTGGAAGCCATCCCTGAACATCTCCACAGTCCTCACCTCCATTCAGCTGCTCATGGCTGAGCCCAATCCAGATGACCCACTCATGGCTGATATCGTGAGTCAAACATAACCTTGCATTCATAAATACCATGCTATGGGTCCGAGCAGAATAGTTTTGATACCTAATCACACTGTGGCggttttatctcttttttttttaatattccaatttaaatataaataagTGACAATAGAGATTTTGCAAAAACCTTTACTGGACACTGGCATGGCAGAGAACTAAATAACATTATGCCCAAAATTTTAACCTGGAAAATAAGTGAATAGTCTTTCTGGTATGCATGAGACAGAGATTTTGCTGTACGCTAGGATAACCTGTTAAGATATCAGTCTGCAACACCTTTACTTCTTGTGACCAAAGCACAGCCTCTGAAAAATTACACTCGAGAGCATTTAGATTATTGTATTGTCATCATTCGTGTACGTCCACCATATGCACTTACAAAGAGACGCTTACATTTTTTGACTGCAGTCGTCAGAGTTCAAGTACAACAAACAGCTGTTCATGGAGAAAGCCAGGAAGTGGACACAAGAACATGCTGTGCAGAAGAATATGGTAAGTCACTCTGATCTACGATTGAAGCAGTTTTCCTCTTTAACCTTTGTAATGTCATTTTATACTAACTGTCTTGTGCAGACTGCATTATTGTTACTCTGACATGATTAATGTCATTTGCTCCACAGCACTGTCTGTCATTGTATTTGTTATGTGTAGTAGTATATTTTGCCCACAAGGTGGTGCTGTGCTCCCTCAATAGAATATAGTTTACGAATTCAGTGATGCAGACTGTTTGATTTACACTCAGATGTGACCTCCACATTTCACACTTCTCAATGCTGCCATTGTCTAAGATATTTTCTATCTGTTTTTGTTCAGGGTGTCATGCAGGGCAGCAAAGAGAATTCTCAAGATCAGAAAGATTCGTCCCGCAAAAGAGAGGCCTTTGCTGCACAGCAGGATGCAGAGGAGCCAGCAAAGAGAACCTGCATGTAGTTTCTGTCTCTCGTTAGATCCACATTTCTCTCTTCTCCAGAGCCACCTTGCCGTGTACACCTGCCTACAAGTAAAAAGCATGATTTTAAGTTTCCATTTAGTGCTAACACCTACTTCCATTTACTATGAATGTATTCCACTTCTAGATTCAGATTTATCTACATATTTATAGGGaatgtatattttttatgttgtgATATAAAAAACAATGCCCTGACTTGTGTGGTGTGGAAGTGTTTCACTATAGTAGCATAAACAGAGTGGTTGATACAGAATGAAGATAATTTTATTCAGACATATGCTTACCAGTTGTATACAAAGTATGTACATCCTAAATAGGAAGTTTTTTTTACAAACTAAGGATTTATTTCTTAATATATAAAATTATATATTTGCTGTTTATCATataaaaagggagacaaacaTCATAAGGCTGTAGTGAGTCAATACCATGCTAGTTCAGAGGTAGTTACATTGTATGTACATATTGCTAGCCTACTCTAATGTCTGTAGAAAGATAGTTACATCCCATTCAGTCTGTGTATCTGCGTCCCTCCTGTGGGGCAGAGTTGCATATTAGAGACAAACTCATGTAAACCGTATGAAACTGAATGTGCGATCTGTTTCCTTTTGCATTTTACTGCCACGTAAAGAATATTTATCACGGCTATTACACAGTTGCAAAGAAATATGTCAGATAATAACATTTCtgtgaataaaaaaatgttaGCTTACTCTGGTAGAA includes these proteins:
- the pnpla1 gene encoding patatin-like phospholipase domain-containing protein 4, with protein sequence MAPGVSSCHYREVPPSISFSGSGFLATYQLGVAQCFLTYAPWILRTAPCVLGASAGSLVAAAIVCEMSLTTIRDEMLHFAKQMKAFTLGPLNPSINVFHWLEIILNKYLPSNAHQLASGRLAVAVTRLVDSKQIMMSDFQSREDVLQTLLCSCFVPGYCGILPPSLKGVHYVDGGFSSMQPVLPVPCSHILTVSPFSGETDICPADTPALLDMVVSGTTLKGNMANSFRLINALYPMALETLEQAYHSGYKDAIHFLQSNNLVPYLMIHKVSQGPLKYNQTNTGMDTEEEEEMKVEKETTTLTSFTDNRCMETGCSVELELTGNRPTQKPLLNFDMVKNVVVGNMVAYAGMFGHPTRILFHLLLPVILLFYSIQQSRQRLELMFRQAPELMFWAWHALRHFILFFLNICVCTLRKNIKNRVVPIMVLFQWMKIQHETP
- the etv7 gene encoding transcription factor ETV7 encodes the protein MENIPPSPLIKQENTANSPASMMHGSQVNIPVSVQHSPPNQLPLVSLPTQEDLWHLPGRLRINPSLWDKEDVTHWLHWAQKEYSLRRPEKGRFEMNGRALCLLTKEDFRRRCPSSGDVLYEILQCVKQQRRSVVCGPLNMSPSLATGIIQSPVSCQVPPPSVRETQPPTVNDQHAVSAAAVPAVTSQPEPMSPLKDHPMIFYTYPAPLTHTNGSAAVPTLPHSQVQYPPHTESVTQEPLNLSSKEKPRSPLHKANGRIPDCRLLWDYVYQLLCDDRYQEYIRWEDQESLVFRVVDPNGLARLWGNHKNRDNMTYEKMSRALRHYYKLNIIKKERGQKLLFRFLKLPQDTRKPLVDPAQSPDHTPPQDGDFPDSSPSREFSDDHFEVSPDRASPQPPP
- the LOC139335129 gene encoding uncharacterized methyltransferase YdaC; this encodes MWAEKLGKELGYPTRSLMGWLVSRFLIAHNRVLEENAVQLSGIQPGDTVLELGHGPGLGLQSAAKLLTEPTGHLIGVDFSEYMHKMASDIMKELVASGKVTLHHCDVAAMPLADSTVDKVFHCNCYYFWPDLRKGATEIHRVMKPGGLMVTTMKVSAVAAFAKKQVMPGENWRPEAYMAALRDSGFSDVRMEDRQQKLLTFQAIYATASK
- the ube2t gene encoding ubiquitin-conjugating enzyme E2 T, which codes for MQRASRLKRELQMLSTEPPPGITCWQTEERMDDLRAQIVGGSETPYEGGLFSLEIKVPERYPFEPPKIRFLTPIYHPNIDNSGRICHDALKLPPKGAWKPSLNISTVLTSIQLLMAEPNPDDPLMADISSEFKYNKQLFMEKARKWTQEHAVQKNMGVMQGSKENSQDQKDSSRKREAFAAQQDAEEPAKRTCM